Proteins from one Mycteria americana isolate JAX WOST 10 ecotype Jacksonville Zoo and Gardens chromosome 1, USCA_MyAme_1.0, whole genome shotgun sequence genomic window:
- the CAPS2 gene encoding calcyphosin-2 isoform X5 gives MVDQLSRAVISDPEQSTRGDVYKEAHGLLGLGTAPMRFRKRTLHETKIRTKSGLTENMLSNKLRFDSRIISRNGRDACRELIGFFFACDRSLTVYEFRQFGKNRTNALPFIQKGVYQHQRGQKKGKAYDLGDFYIGANLTFRSVDHNLPESVKQSPVLTLRVISIDEAAMDFLKASSMEFKQEHSKQVVDDSKVFKKIQGMLRDTLSKRGVRVITGLGKYFRHVDKNRNGFLSQADFKEALKVFHLEIPEGDFESLWLILDDSKSDKVDYGEFTRAVFGEMNEYRKAFVRKAYMKLDFNKTGSVPMVDIRKCYCAKKHPLVLAGKATEEEIKSSFLETLGESCSNPSEVSYSEFEDYYEGLSIGVMDDDDFVNILRNPWGI, from the exons AGCTGTTATAAGTGACCCAGAGCAATCCACACGTGGTGATGTTTACAAGGAAGCTCATGGACTTCTGGGACTTGGGACAGCACCAATGCGTTTTAGAAAAAGAACGCTGCATGAAACGAA aataagGACCAAATCAGGATTAACTGAAAACATGCTCTCTAACAAGCTACGCTTTGATAGTAGGATTATATCGAG AAATGGTCGTGATGCTTGTAGAGAgttgattggatttttttttgcatgtgacAGATCCCTTACTGTGTACGAATTTCGACAGTTTGGAAAAAATAG AACAAACGCCTTGCCTTTCATTCAGAAGGGAGTTTATCAACATCAACGTggacaaaaaaagggaaaagcttatGATCTTGGTGACTTCTATATT GGAGCTAACCTAACTTTCCGAAGTGTTGATCATAACCTTCCAGAAAGTGTCAAGCAGAGCCCAGTTCTCACCCTTCGTGTGATAAGTATTGATGAAGCAGCTATGGATTTTCTAAA aGCTTCTTCTATGGAATTCAAGCAAGAGCATTCCAAGCAAGTGGTTGATGACAGCAAAGTTTTCAAGAAGATTCAAG GTATGCTTAGAGACACACTAAGTAAAAGAGGAGTTCGGGTTATAACAGGCTTAGGAAAGTATTTCCGACACGTAGACAAGAACAGAAATGGTTTTCTCTCTCAGGCAGACTTTAAAGAAGCTCTAAAAGTATTCCATTTGGAAATACCTGAAGGG gaCTTCGAATCTTTATGGCTTATTCTTGATGATAGCAAGAGTGATAAGGTCGACTATGGAGAATTTACTCGTGCCGTATTTGGAGAAATGAATGAATATCGGAAAGCATTTGTAAGAAAA gCTTATATGAAACTAGATTTCAACAAAACTGGGAGTGTGCCTATGGTAGATATCAGAAAATGTTACTGTGCAAAGAAACATCCTCTAGTATTGGCAG GCAAAgctacagaagaagaaattaaatcgTCATTTCTAGAAACACTAGGAGAGTCTTGCAGCAACCCCAGTGAAGTGTCCTATTCTGAGTTCGAAGATTACTATGAAGGACTAAGTATTGGAGTCATGGATGATGATGATTTTGTTAATATCTTAAGGAACCCTTGGGGAATTTAG